A window of Candidatus Bathyarchaeota archaeon contains these coding sequences:
- a CDS encoding translation initiation factor IF-5A — protein MSKPVDVGTLRVGRYVIVDNEPCRVVSLTKSKPGKHGAAKARVVAIGVFDGTKRTFVKPISAQMEMPLIEKRSGQILALLPAAIQIMDLENYEVFEAAYPGEEELKQKLVSGIDVEYWRILGRTKIMRTKG, from the coding sequence ATGAGCAAACCTGTTGATGTTGGGACTCTTCGCGTCGGTAGATATGTGATTGTTGATAACGAGCCGTGCCGTGTTGTAAGCCTTACAAAGTCCAAACCTGGCAAGCACGGCGCTGCTAAGGCGAGAGTTGTTGCTATAGGAGTTTTCGACGGCACCAAAAGAACTTTCGTTAAGCCCATAAGCGCGCAAATGGAGATGCCCTTGATTGAGAAGAGGAGTGGCCAAATTCTCGCTCTGTTGCCAGCTGCCATTCAGATAATGGACCTGGAAAACTACGAAGTTTTTGAGGCAGCGTACCCTGGCGAGGAAGAACTAAAACAGAAGTTAGTGTCTGGCATCGATGTCGAGTACTGGCGCATCTTAGGAAGAACCAAAATAATGCGAACTAAGGGATAA